A window of Rhizobium acidisoli contains these coding sequences:
- a CDS encoding ABC transporter permease translates to MALSLHPYHRAGRLIVLLHHLRVIPLLVRMYVRSQMEYRGAFWLDRLAQILSYGSVFATIGILLARFDTLGGWTWPELALLFSFQLLAYSLGAAMSFVQLRDLEELVRLGTFDTLLVKPFSPWAYLIFSGLNISYTGHVILAVALMGWAVISVDFGWSVWSVSFLIATLISAALLTASLITMIGATALIWVRSNHLFSIFFGFWELTRYPLNIFPGSIQITLLTAVPLALTSSVPVAALLGKPVPILGDWAAPAALAAGPVWVLIAIAYWRYATGKYQGAGG, encoded by the coding sequence ATGGCGCTCAGCCTCCACCCGTATCACCGTGCAGGGAGGCTGATTGTGCTCCTTCATCACCTCCGCGTCATTCCGCTGCTGGTGCGCATGTATGTCCGCTCGCAGATGGAATATCGCGGCGCCTTCTGGCTCGATCGTCTTGCACAGATCCTCTCTTACGGCAGCGTCTTCGCCACCATCGGCATCCTGCTTGCGCGATTCGATACGCTCGGCGGCTGGACCTGGCCGGAGTTGGCGCTGTTGTTCAGCTTCCAGCTGCTCGCCTATTCTCTCGGTGCAGCAATGAGCTTCGTGCAACTGCGCGACCTGGAAGAACTGGTGAGGCTTGGCACCTTTGATACGCTGTTGGTCAAGCCATTCAGTCCCTGGGCCTATCTGATCTTTTCCGGCCTCAATATCAGCTATACCGGTCACGTCATCCTCGCGGTGGCGCTGATGGGCTGGGCCGTCATATCCGTCGACTTCGGCTGGTCGGTCTGGTCGGTGTCATTCCTCATTGCCACGCTCATCAGCGCGGCGTTGCTGACCGCCTCGTTGATCACGATGATCGGCGCCACGGCACTGATCTGGGTGCGCTCCAATCACTTGTTCTCGATCTTCTTCGGCTTTTGGGAATTGACGCGCTACCCGCTCAACATTTTTCCCGGCAGCATCCAGATCACCCTCCTCACCGCTGTTCCGCTGGCGCTGACCAGTTCGGTTCCCGTCGCCGCCCTGCTCGGCAAACCCGTCCCGATCCTCGGGGACTGGGCCGCCCCCGCGGCCCTGGCGGCCGGCCCGGTCTGGGTGCTGATCGCAATCGCGTACTGGCGCTACGCCACCGGGAAATACCAGGGTGCCGGCGGCTGA
- a CDS encoding dihydrofolate reductase family protein produces the protein MSKVRVAGFSLSIDGFGAGPEQSMQDPLGKRGAEMFQWFFHTRTFRAMRGKDDGSQGIDEDYAARGMANFGAFILGRNMFGPIRGDWPDESWKGWWGPNPPYHAPTFILTHYPRDPLVMEGGTTFHFIPGGIEDALEKAKAAAGGKDVKVGGGVSTVRQYLQAGLIDEVHFAISPVVLGKGEAMFTGIDLPALGFRVAEHVATEHATHIVLAK, from the coding sequence ATGTCGAAGGTGCGTGTCGCAGGGTTTTCCCTGTCCATAGATGGTTTCGGTGCGGGTCCGGAACAAAGCATGCAAGATCCGCTCGGCAAACGCGGAGCCGAGATGTTTCAATGGTTTTTCCATACCCGCACGTTCCGCGCGATGCGGGGAAAGGACGACGGTTCGCAAGGGATTGACGAGGATTATGCCGCGCGCGGCATGGCGAATTTCGGCGCCTTCATTCTCGGGCGCAACATGTTCGGCCCCATTCGCGGCGATTGGCCGGATGAGAGCTGGAAGGGCTGGTGGGGGCCGAACCCGCCCTATCACGCGCCGACCTTTATCCTGACGCACTATCCGCGCGACCCCCTCGTCATGGAGGGCGGCACGACCTTTCACTTCATCCCCGGCGGCATCGAAGATGCACTTGAAAAGGCGAAGGCTGCGGCCGGCGGCAAGGACGTGAAAGTCGGCGGCGGGGTCAGCACCGTCCGCCAATATCTGCAGGCCGGCCTGATCGACGAAGTGCATTTCGCCATCTCGCCCGTCGTGCTCGGCAAGGGAGAAGCGATGTTCACCGGCATCGACCTGCCCGCCCTCGGCTTCCGTGTCGCCGAGCATGTCGCCACTGAACACGCCACACATATCGTATTGGCAAAATAG
- a CDS encoding winged helix-turn-helix transcriptional regulator translates to MDIELRSGCPINLTMEVLGDRWSLIIIRDIMFGNRRHFRDLLTHSEEGIASNILAARLKRLLSLGFISRRDDPSHSQKAIYSLEEPAIQLVPVFAMIGAWGRRHLPVSEELSIRAQLLEEGGPALWDEFMEDLRQIHIVDPIGGANGTRTSTVLAKLTAAFLEVRAKSSAPAS, encoded by the coding sequence GTGGATATCGAACTGCGGTCGGGCTGCCCGATCAACCTGACGATGGAGGTGCTGGGCGACAGGTGGAGCCTCATCATCATCCGGGACATCATGTTTGGCAACCGTCGCCATTTCCGCGATCTCCTGACCCATTCCGAGGAGGGGATCGCCTCCAACATTCTGGCAGCCAGGTTGAAGCGCCTGCTTTCGCTCGGGTTCATCAGCAGGCGGGACGATCCGAGCCACAGCCAGAAGGCAATCTATAGCCTCGAGGAGCCGGCCATCCAGCTTGTTCCCGTCTTCGCCATGATCGGCGCCTGGGGACGGCGCCATCTGCCTGTCAGCGAGGAGTTGAGCATCCGCGCGCAGCTTCTCGAAGAAGGCGGGCCGGCGCTCTGGGACGAATTCATGGAGGATCTCCGGCAAATCCATATCGTCGACCCGATCGGCGGAGCCAATGGCACGCGCACGTCGACCGTGCTGGCCAAGCTGACGGCGGCGTTCCTCGAGGTCCGCGCGAAATCGTCGGCGCCGGCATCCTGA
- a CDS encoding ABC transporter permease encodes MSAYLAFTRSSFHSQLAYRNEVWANIFGKLVQVVARVAIWQAAYAGVGAIAVEGVSLQQMVTYALLGGAVMGATRPERIIGEIGRSLKTGDIAVWLLKPLSYPLYLFANECGSFFYRLMTQVIPTITFTALFYGMLPPASLFHALMFIAFWALSFTLLFLMSALFGLIAFWLMTSFSLDWILGALLQLFSGLLVPFWFFPEPLATIARHLPFAWVVYYPNAVYLGRLSAADIWFHLGLGLAWAGLFLFGVLWLWRSASTRITVQGG; translated from the coding sequence ATGAGCGCTTATCTCGCTTTTACCCGGAGTTCCTTCCATTCCCAGCTTGCCTATCGCAACGAGGTCTGGGCCAACATCTTTGGCAAACTGGTGCAAGTCGTCGCACGGGTTGCGATCTGGCAGGCCGCCTATGCCGGCGTCGGTGCAATCGCGGTCGAAGGGGTCTCGCTACAGCAGATGGTGACTTACGCGCTGCTCGGCGGCGCGGTGATGGGCGCCACCCGGCCTGAAAGGATCATCGGCGAGATCGGCCGGTCGCTCAAGACAGGCGATATCGCTGTCTGGTTGCTGAAGCCGCTATCCTATCCGCTCTATCTCTTCGCCAACGAATGCGGCAGCTTTTTCTATCGGCTGATGACGCAGGTCATCCCAACCATCACCTTCACCGCGTTATTTTATGGCATGCTGCCGCCGGCGAGCCTGTTCCATGCCCTGATGTTCATCGCCTTCTGGGCACTTTCCTTTACGCTCCTATTCCTGATGTCGGCGCTCTTCGGCCTTATCGCCTTCTGGCTGATGACGAGCTTCTCGCTCGACTGGATCCTCGGCGCCCTGCTTCAATTGTTCTCCGGCCTGCTGGTGCCCTTCTGGTTCTTCCCCGAGCCGCTGGCGACGATCGCCCGCCACCTGCCCTTTGCCTGGGTGGTCTATTATCCCAATGCCGTCTATCTCGGCCGGCTTTCGGCTGCCGACATCTGGTTTCATCTCGGCCTCGGCCTCGCCTGGGCCGGATTGTTCCTCTTCGGCGTCCTTTGGCTATGGCGCTCAGCCTCCACCCGTATCACCGTGCAGGGAGGCTGA